TGGAGAAATCAGTGTTTGCACTTGTATTGCATCACCATTGTGGTGAATTCACCAAATAATGTACTCCTCACAGTTATGTCGCCTATACCTGGTGATATAACTGATGATATTTGAGAAAGTAGCTGTCAGGTATACACGTTAGCTTCGCCTGACCACTCTCAGTTGATATGTTAGGCTAAACCATCTAACATTACAAACAACAGATAAATTGCGATCAAGGTCAGATAACGTCAACGTTTAGTCACAATCTGTCTGCTGTAAAACTTTAATGGAACTCACTGAACtcctgtgtgtgcaggctgAATCGGGGTCCGGGACCTTGTCAGTCTCTTCCCGGCGGCTCGGtttctcttcactcttcacaACTATTATATAAAACAATCAATAGCTTAAACTAAGGGCAACTGCCACTCTGATATGTGTAGAAAATGATTTCTCTCTTATCTTCTTTCAccatcagaaagaccagtgtacctgCCATTGAATCCGTTCACTGGTTTTCTGGTGTTTATGTTATAGTTACTAAACCACACAGctccctttgttgtccaccattttgtacCTACCTGACGAAGCTCCACATggtgctctttctctctctcaacatCTTGTTGactctctcacagacacacgcacgccaCACggctttgttgtccaccattttgccCCATGTGATGTCACTACATGGTGCTTCCCCGCCATCTTGTCTTCTtcctatccctctctctctttctcacacacatacacaaccacaCATGTGCCACACTGTTTGCTTGTAAATACTTTGTTTGCTGTAGTTTAGTTTATagtagttatttgtttgattgagTTTCATTGATTGCAGTTGATGCTGcttgttaaataaattctgttttaaGTTAAGAGAGCAGTtatttgtgattactggtgtatttgcattgtgatataagctgggtgcgagggctAGTGttcggatttcacgccttcaatttattaaatacatgTTATTAATTATGAATAATATTAGTATTTAATTAATTCGAGACTGGTTTTGTGATAATTTGGTAATTTTTCCATGATTTCTTATTAAATCAGTTGAATAATATTGttaatttatattaataatttattaaGGATAATGATTAATATCAATTAAATAACCACATTTTGATCTAAAACCCAACATCACTTATAACATAAAACCCCAACATGTCTCTTAAATGAGCATCTTCTGTGTATTTACAACACGTCGGGTTTGAAAGGAAATCTTTTGGGCAGCTGCAGGACTTTTATATCAGATTCAtattaaagataaaaaggtaacaacatttacattttatggaGATTTATTGCATGAGGTGCTATAATTAATTTATAATCAgtgaagacttaaaaacattaaaaaaaaacattgtacaaTTCATATCAGGAAGCACAGAAAAGTTGGTCTGATAATAAAATTAACTTCTATTTCACCCTTAATATATCATCACAGATTTAAGTTTTGTATCCCAGTAAAAACAGTCTTGTCCTTAATCATCACAAAAGAACAAGATCAGCCCTTGAAATGCCTAAAATCTTAATTCTTTGATTAAGGTTCAAGATTTAATAAGATGCAATAATAATCAGTGAAACTGCAGGGAGTACATCAAATCATCCACTTCtaaattcataaaataaaaacactcacaaaaaaacacatcttcaagAATTAAAAAACCTGAATTATTAAAGAAGTTGATGTCTAGCTGAAAAAATGGTAGAAACATGAAAGGGGCGCTGGATTGCTTAACGGTTATGTCAcgtcccatgtacggaggctacatTCCtaagcagcagctgtgggtttgaatccaaccttggccctttgctgcatgtcatccctccaCGCTCTCCTCCCAAtatttcttgtctctcttcagctgtcctatctaataaaggcaaaaaggccgaAAAAAGAAACGAttatcatgaaaacacaacatcccGCCCCGACCCTCCACCACCCATTGCAATTTCTGGCCTGAGGCCCACCACAACTAATCAAGAGGAAAACTGTCCTATCACTAATCTAACATCTCTGAAACgcacatcaaacatgtcaacaaaaagagagcagaaataacaacctgaagaaaaggttgagaCCAAATCCAGAAGCCTCGTTTGACTTTTCAATGTTCCCTGTGGGATCCTCAGTGGTTAAACAGGCCtcagctgtttctctgcatCAGGTAAACCTGAAATATCCACAAGAGAGTTAAACACAAAGGTTGTGATATTCTACTGATAACTTTCATATTACCATTTCATTGTCTACCAGAATGTTAACttttaatcatcacttttaCTTAAACTTACCTGTGCAGATGACGGGCCGGGTTGATCAGCACTAGTGTGAATAGAAGCATTGTTAGCAACTGTTATAAAAATAAGTGAAGCAATTtcttacagtttaaaatcagagcattatctactttaaaaacaaagttttaccTGACTGGTGATGttccttcatgtgtgtttttcttcagtacTTGATAGTATTTTGTCACCGTCTCAAGCTCCTTTTTGAcatctaaaacacaaaaagttaaaCTTCAACCTcggaaaaaaatgtctttgcacTTTGGTGTGAAGATAATCTGCTTCAGAATCTGGCAAAAGCAAAAACTTGTAATATCCTCTTAGTAGGTGACTATATTTCTATGGATGAATATTAGCATGGAAGTTTTTTCAGGCTGGGATTAAACCTGACATTTCACACATATTGTATGCAGATATATGTGAACTTCCTGTCTTGTGgggaaatgtctttttttttgttctgccatggtcataaatacatcaaattttcaaaataacatcCATGTGTGAACTCCCTGTTTGTATCTTTAGATATCACAGGCTTGTATGTAGGACTGGACGTGTTAGATACCTAACCCACATAAAGTACATCAGTGAAATGTGCTGGATTGTGtagtaaacattttttaggGGACACTATTGAGGAACAAGATATAcctgcacacttgctcaaatgccacaaaagtTTTTATTCCATCACAATCCCAACATTTCccccagaggtcttcttcaggtaataatttttgttttttgcaggtGTGCAGGTATATCTTCTTCCTAGGcctgctgtttttgcactgccctgcacctcCTTGATGTTCGTTCAAAAGTGGGGGTCAGGACCCCCTGGGGAGTCGCAAGACACTGAGAGGGGGGTCGCAAGATGACCttccataaacaaataaacatttgaagtgacttaaaattgcacatttacccattattgtaaaATTATATACAAAAAgttgttgaatttaaaataaagtgagatctgtgatgaaatgaaagtaaTTTGTAAAAAATCTTTCTAATGTAACTTTGCACAAGAATGTAAAAATGTAGGTGTCTGTTgctctttgtaaataaaaatgcacacagacacaatgaaataatacaattattataggctgctgtgtttttttgtgtttactaaTCCCAGTGTTTGGATATGCCTATTAGTGTGTGCTGCTTTAAATGCTTTAACAACttccagggacagtgggggtccccagtctctggcaccgttattttgggggtcacggGCTAAATAGTTTGAGAAACCCTGTTCTAGGGGACACGATTGAGCTATTGTGCAACACCAATGTGACAGGCAGAGTACATTTTggcaaaatcatttttaatttctaaacATCCACATTACCTGGAAGTGATTGTTCATCTGAATTGAGAGCACGCTCAATAGACTCCTTCATTGTGTCGTTCAGTTTCTTCAGGATTTCCTCCTAAATCGGcatcaaaatatttcaaatgtattaCCAGGGCATTTAAATATAGTGTTCAACATATTCTGGATCTTATGTTAAGTAACAGGTTAAACGTGTGTTCACTGGGCTGCTCAGAAAACTGAAAAGCTAAATATTTTTctataggatttttttttctgttgtactgtaatatttaacagcaaaatgtatttttttgttacacTGACTGCAGTGTTTTAATTGCAAAAGTAATTTTCTCAATGATACACATCACCTGATGATAGTAGAAATGTTCTATTGAAccataaaataatcaaactgtGCAACGTTTTTTGCTGTATTATTATCTTTTGAGTTTGGATAAAAATCGAGATAAAAATCAAGgtttactttattgtcccacagaGTGAGAATTAGTCTTGGGCTCTTCACCCACGCTGCagcctttaaaacacaacattcaactTATAATGTGACAAACCTTCAGGTTTTTCAGTTTTGACATCATTTCATCTTTAGCCTTCTCAAACATGGTGTTCTTATTAGCATCAACATGCTTCCTTATGATTTCCCTAGAGTTTTCTAGTCTTCCTTTTCCTTCACATTTTTGAGCATCTACAATGAAACAGAATATTTGAATGAATTACatttcatgttaaatgttttgattcagTGTCAGGTTTCATGTGCCAAGATCTTTTCTCTTACCTTTGTAGCATGTTTGCATGGTTTCCTTGATTGTTGTCGTCAGGCCGCTGTACATTTCTTTCTTACGCTGCCGGATGGTTTCTTGGAGTTcgatctttattttttcttcctaaGAGAGAGGATAAAGAACAAGCTGTGTTGTAGACCCTCTAATTTAAATGGctaatatttattatatttaggGACACACAATATGAATTTTATTAAGCCAATATCGATAATTACCTGCTCCTAAGAATATAATCAGTaaaggtatatatatatagagctACATTAATGTAGTATACTAATGTCAACaacgaaaaacaaaaaatagttaGGCCtttagaatatattttttaactttaaccatgtaaaagttatttttcactttCTGCAGATAACCAATGAGGCCCAACACATAGTATAAGCCAGCAGTTGACTAGCCCCcattttaggtttttttcaCATTCGGCACAAttctttccccctctcctctggGCTTCATTCACATCAGTAACATTGTTCTGTGCCTTGAGCACACTCACATATGTACACCGTAAAACATAAATGAACGCCATTATTGTTAATAATgattatgaaaaaatatatatatccgtAATATTGGCCAATTAATCATCTGAACTGATATGTATTGTGCATCCCTAATATTATCCCTAATATAATCCCTTATATTGATGGTGTTCTTCATAGGCAGTGTATATAATGTTTAGAGCtgaataaataacaatgttttggtttcacttttgcatgttttctctttattccataCATTAGTCACAAACGTCAGGTTAATGTTGATTTGCTCGACAAACTACTTGATCAGTCATTAGATTGAATTATTCCTTCTTTTACCTCAGTCCTGAGAAATTCCAGTTGCAGTTTCACGTCTTTGTACTTCCGATTTTTAATCAGCTTCCCAGTGTCGAGTGAAAAGGAACTGATGGTCCCGTTGAATGGTCCAGGATTTGATTCAGTTCTGAAACATGTTCATAAGTAGCTCTTTCATTAAGTAAGACCGGACaagtttcaaattaaataatttcagCTGTAGCAGATGGAGTGGCAGAATCCAACATAGACCTGAACTTAATCACAACTGTTTCGATAGTCTTGTTCTTAGTTTTGCCCACTCAGCTTGGAAAACTTGACAGCCAATTTTAAGTTTACAGCCCAATCCATCTCCTTAATTTCTATctgaatacttttttaaaactgttcacCATTAGCCGGGTGCTCAAGGTAACTGCTGGTTAGAAGGACAGTTTTCCTTCGCATAAATGCTGCCAAAGGTTTGCTTATGGTGGACTCGTGTTGGGTTTATTTTAATCATACAACATGGAGTACAGGTTTCACCTGGGCTTTTTCTGAAACCACCAACTAATTTAAATTAGTAGTACGCACTGATTTGGCCagaatgcagtatgcagtatgcgaaCAAATCCGAGATCCCCTGAATGCCAAAACTATCCGGACGTCGTACTGAACGGGGTCTGAGCGAGGTGCACAAACATTatatgcatcagaccagtcgTCCTtgcgtactgtttcccacaagtCAAAGCACCAGGTCAGAGATGATGGACAGCAACGGCCATTGTGTCCCGAGAAATAATCACAATCcgaccaaaccacacaaagataccACCATCAACTTGTTTGATTCTCAAAATGCTGAAAATCTAAATTAATCACTCGTCAGCTTTTTCCAGACTGTAAGTGGATGCTACCCTGTAGTGGCGTTTGTTGTCAGCTGGgctgttactttttttattccaatgcATTCTAAGACCAGAAACCAGCTTAGTCGGGCCtggcatactgcaaaataaccacagactggcagtcatactactgTTGAAGGTAATATGAAGTACATACGGCATGCTATGTTCAACAGGAGTATGTAGCATGTGGTTTCTAAAACAGCTCTGCTCTTTTTCTAAAGTTTCTTGACATAACTTTTGTTATGTTTTGGCACAACGCAAAAACGATTGATCtatgttttatgtttcattaCTGCATTGTATACAATAATTGTCTTAATATGCTCTTTGCCGTCGCTTTTAGGAGGCAATTTTTTGTCCTTGTTTAGTAATTCCTTACGGGAAGGTCTTTCTGAATTCTTCATCAATGCTGTCCATCAGCTTTGCAGCTAAATCCTCATTGAGGTTTAAGTGTTtccctgctgttgttttgtggACACCATAGTTGTCGATTACACATTTCAGTGTCTTGTGAAAACCACTTCCTTTTCccttcctctgaaacaaaacaaaattagaaTATTTCATTAGACACTAATAATTTAAGTATGGGTTGGACAATCTGTGGTTTTGTTATGAAAACATAATATTCAGGTACCTCAGGACATAAAAAGGACTTCAAGACATCATCACATGAACTTTTAGAGTTCTCAACCCCACGCTTGAGACATTCTTCCAAAGCATCTGTGGCCTCTTGCATGGACTTTTGGACTTGTTCATGTCCACACTTCATTGTTTCTGTAAGGACTTTGCTCACTTCTGTTTTTACCGTAGcctgaaatcaaacagaaaacatttaaaattcaaaacatttaatctACACTTCCCCCTTTCTGGGCTTTCTTTCAATTATCTTTTTTAATTCTTCATAATTACCTGGTTAtggtttatttaacagaaaatgttggaACAGTTTTTAAGAGATTGTGAGATCGTTACCTGAGGGGTAATATAAAAGATCAGCTGATTACCCCTCAGGTAATTCCTAGAGCTAAAGCATCACAGGggaatgtttctgtgtgtgtgtgtgtgtgtgtgtgtgtgtgtgtgtgtctgtgtgtgtgtgtgtgtgtgtgtgtgtgtgtgtgtgtgaaataataaaaaacaaaagcccATGACATCTTTagcatttttttcatcaagtttAAAAGCTGATGTGACCGGTTGTATGCAACGTTTAACGTCAGAGTGCAATAAATTAGGCTCAAGTTTATTGTTACcttattttttctgcatttatttaataaaaaattaacattttatttatacagcCCGAATAATTCTGATACGTAAACAGAATGAAAGTGTTGTTACATTATCTTACCCCTCCTCCACAGCGGGCCCCTTGAATTAAGGACAGTATCCCATACGCTCCTGACACATACCAGTAGTTCCGTGTCTCTGAGTGATTGTCATTAAGTTTTTGCAAAATCTTCTGAAGTTCAGGGatttctgtaaataataaatacataacaaTATTCTTAGACACTTTTCACATGttataaacattaaataatCCACTAACTGTTCCATGGGGGGATCACCTACCAGTGTCAGCAGGTTCAAGCAATTCTTTGTCCTGAAACTCAATGGCGCTCACtgtgaacactttgaaacattcatcactgaaatgtctctgaaaaaataaaatgaatcattttaagGTGGGATTGCAGTTATAGAACAGCTTCGTGTTTTGTTGTCGTCAGTCTACAAAACTCACCGTAGCCATCTGTTGTTCCCTAAAGTGATCCTTCACTTCCACCTTTACTTCCTCGTTCCTCTCTCTTATGGCTTCCACTGAACTGTTAGAAGAGATCAGTATCATCTGATTAGCAACACTTGAGAGAAATGAGAACAACACCAATGGAAGGCTAGTGATGTTCAACAAGATGCAGGTAAGGCCTGGAccgttttttattttcttcataaaCAAGGCACGCAGTTTATAGCCTGATTGTGATGGTATACACATTAGGTAGGGGGACATCTTATCAGTGTTTGAATATAAttataatgtttgaaaaaaaatcactgacctttgacctttatgACGTCCAATTTGATCAGACTTGGTGCAGATGAAGTGAATGTGCTGACATTGGCCACCATTTCCAATAAGGCTACTGTTCAGAATCTCCCATGGTTCTTTCTCTGATGCTGCTCTGTTAATGTCCGTCACGATCCACACAGTGGAACAGCTTTGAACCACCTACAAGGATGAAATCCAAGTTAATCGTGAATATCAGTCAATATCAAAGAAAGGTTATGCAATTAATACAGCAATGTATTTCAATGGAGTCAATATCAGTgctttgtaataaaataatgttaaacttaaaacaatataaacaaagtgatgcatttaaatgatttacccCTTTCCACATTTTATCTCTGCCCGTGTTGCGGTCCCCATTTCCAGGCAGATCCACAAGTGTGACATTCTGGAGAAGGTCATTATTTGGCACCCTGATTGTCACACACTTCACCAGGGGCCAAAACCACCTCTTTACTTCTTTAGCATCTCTGTCCTTTGAGCTTCTTGTGTATTTCACAAGTTTTGCAGACAGCTCTTTTGCcttaaacatgaaaaacaagattaaagatttatttaatgcaCCTTGAAGAGTACAACCGCCTGATTATGACAAGCAGTTACACAGACCATCTACAACTAATACTTAATTTATATGAACAATTTCTGAACTACCTCAAAATTAAGCAAAACTTGAACAGCCAGGCAGTATTTAAACCACAGacttcactttatgtctgagtTTGAAATGTTatacattacaaaacaaaaaagctttcTGTTAAGTAATTTTTGGATATATACGTGTACATATAAGACTGATActgtagatttttttctttcttactgaTTCACAGGTCAAGGGTTTCTTCTTAGAAACGATAAATTCTGGAAtttctctgaaatgtttgtcGTTTATGAGATGTTCCACAGAGcgtttgtttttccattcttcTCCATACAGCGCTGACAGCATTTCAACAGCGTCATtgtaatcatcatcatcttcatctttgtAGTCTTCATCATTCAGGATGAAAGTGAACAAGAACCACAACTCCTTCTCCAATTCCtataaaagaaaatacttaaCTCAGTTTAGTTTAATTggattaaatgaaataaatggatGAAGCCATGTAATGAGCGTTAGTATCTTTGCAGCTACCTCATTACTTTTTAAAGGAGGATAAATATTCATGTTAACATCGTTTTACCTCTTTTGTGATGAATTCAATCTCTGCCTCATAGTTCTGGTTCTGCTTGTTAGCCTCCACCTTAATGATGACTGTTGTACAAGCACTGACACTTCCTGAGGGCAAGAGATCCTTCTCTCCGATGACAGCATTTATTAAAGAGCTTTTTCCAGCCCCTGTTCTTCCAAAGACACCAACCAGCTCcctcttttctgtctccaaATCACAGATTTTTTCCCTGTTACGAGAGTTCAAATCTGTTTATTCGTATGACAAAtattaaaagtataaaaaataaaataaataaaggtctgaaTTGTTAAGCTGTCTGCCTTCTTGCTTTCATTTATGCACCATTGGATCATGTTATCATTAGAATAGAACATAATGGAGTACCATATAGATATGAATcctattcacacacattcacagttGACACAGCAGCAAGAGCAACTTGGTTTCTTGCCCAATGATGCCTCAACCTACAACTGCAGGAGCTAGGAATCGAAAACCCGATCATCTGTTTGAGAGATGATTAACACTactactgagccacagctgtcaCATGTGAATGGTCGCACTTGAAATCTTGCTAAATTGTGAATTTCAAGCAGGAAGTCAAAGCCAGATGTTTACTATCGTAGTAAATTACTGAAAGTCATTGATTTTGTTTCGTTCTCAAAACTTCAGACAATTACATGAAAAATTGCTGTCTATAAATAGTACCAAATACAGAGAAAAGGGGTTCGACTCTAACCAATTCCTGGGGGACCCCAGCTGCTACACTCCCTGACTTCAAACCTatgaatatgtttaaaaaagacagacaacagGATCGCTTCTGGTATCCCTCGTTGGGGGATGGGACTTCAATGAATATGTATATTCTATTTGTCACAATGAAGGCCAATTAACAATATTAAAGTCAATAGTGAATACTTTTTTTCACTAGTGAAATGCACACATCATTGTAAAGTGCAGATATAAGAATAGTCTGAACAGGAGAATATAAATATTAAGATAAATGAATGTGTTACAGGATAGAATGTAGCTCTGAAAGTTGCAGTAAATAGAATGCAATACCTATTTCTGGGCTCATTAATGAGTTTGTCTTTCTGTGAAACTTTCTGACATGCAATACCATAAAGTGCAAAATTAAGAAGAAACACGAGGACAGTCAAGAAACTTTTTGTGACCCATAAGCAAATATGtgatatattatttattttcttactcTAGAAAAGCATTGagctttgttttctctctgtggagTACTTTGTTATGAACACATGCCATAATGTTTCTCACTTCAGACAGCATGAATTTTTCtgttggagaaaagaaaagacaaagaaacaagtgTATTAATTAGGTGCCATGTTAAACAAGACataaggaaaaggaaaaagtgCCTATAGCCTTCCTTTTCAATGTCAATTAAGGACAACTCAGAGAGTACCAACAAAGCAGCAACCAATGGTGTTGAAAAAGGAAGCCAATTTTGATAGAGAAAAAAACTTCTTTACAAAACATTATTTGGCATCCAtagcaaaataataataataataataataataataataataactttatttatatagcacctttaaaaaacacaggtttacaaagtgctttgacaaacagctaaaacaagaacaaactaaaccaaacacagaagaacataaacaacaacaagaacataacaaatgcaaaatactaaaaataattaaatacaattcaacagaaaagaacccatattgcacgatacccaacagatatataacccgaccaatATAAGAACCATatataagaacccaggcaacacaagaacccaacaacacgagctgagaccaagaggagcaaagatttaaaaagatgtaagaaactaaaagagataaaagcaaatcaaaagataacagcaataagaaggtaagagcagtaaaagaaatagaaacaagtggttaaaggataaaaaaaacaactagaaTATTAATCAAAAGTgactataaatataaaacataaatatactaagataagaaattaccaagttaaaacataagaggagttaagataagagcataaataaaaggacagtaagaagtaaaagaagataaaaatagtaaaaccagtaagaaaagacattcaGAAGacaacatcacataaaagcaagtctgtaaaagtatgttttaagaagggatttaaaagaattgagggaatctgcgagtcttatctcctcagggaggtcgttccaaagtcgaggggccctgactgaaaaggccctgtcacctttagttttaagtctcgactttggaacgaccaggaggcccccacctgaggatctaagactgcgggctggctcatatggtgtcagcagctctgttatatagcttggagagCACTGTTCTGGTGGTTATAATTGTTCTCAACATAGCATAAATACCTGCATATGTGGAGTCCCGTTGTTGTTTCTTAGTTGGTGATAGCCATCCGCTGGACTCCTCCTGAAGCTCCAACTTTCTTTTtcctaatttatttttttataaaaaatcttTAGAGCTTTTTGCGACTAACACTGTGTCCTAACAGCAGGCAAGCATTATATATCTGCATCCATCAAATATATCATTATtttctctgtgaatttcagtttccctttGCAAACAATATGACATCTAGTGTTTTTGTAATGAAGGTGGTCAAAGGTGTATTCAGGAGCTGTTGACTGTCACAACACACAGAGGTTTG
This Labrus bergylta chromosome 16, fLabBer1.1, whole genome shotgun sequence DNA region includes the following protein-coding sequences:
- the LOC114919045 gene encoding nuclear GTPase SLIP-GC-like produces the protein MDDFVKTKLTEWGLSDWIKTFQDQGIKKESFYCLDNDDIDNLIKKVGPKAIFKKRLKLLKGEKNATNQEHEETADSAQVLANSNTRDKGKRKLELQEESSGWLSPTKKQQRDSTYAEKFMLSEVRNIMACVHNKVLHREKTKLNAFLEEKICDLETEKRELVGVFGRTGAGKSSLINAVIGEKDLLPSGSVSACTTVIIKVEANKQNQNYEAEIEFITKEELEKELWFLFTFILNDEDYKDEDDDDYNDAVEMLSALYGEEWKNKRSVEHLINDKHFREIPEFIVSKKKPLTCESAKELSAKLVKYTRSSKDRDAKEVKRWFWPLVKCVTIRVPNNDLLQNVTLVDLPGNGDRNTGRDKMWKGVVQSCSTVWIVTDINRAASEKEPWEILNSSLIGNGGQCQHIHFICTKSDQIGRHKGQSSVEAIRERNEEVKVEVKDHFREQQMATRHFSDECFKVFTVSAIEFQDKELLEPADTEIPELQKILQKLNDNHSETRNYWYVSGAYGILSLIQGARCGGGATVKTEVSKVLTETMKCGHEQVQKSMQEATDALEECLKRGVENSKSSCDDVLKSFLCPERKGKGSGFHKTLKCVIDNYGVHKTTAGKHLNLNEDLAAKLMDSIDEEFRKTFPTESNPGPFNGTISSFSLDTGKLIKNRKYKDVKLQLEFLRTEEEKIKIELQETIRQRKKEMYSGLTTTIKETMQTCYKDAQKCEGKGRLENSREIIRKHVDANKNTMFEKAKDEMMSKLKNLKEEILKKLNDTMKESIERALNSDEQSLPDVKKELETVTKYYQVLKKNTHEGTSPVSADQPGPSSAQVYLMQRNS